From one Lycium barbarum isolate Lr01 chromosome 6, ASM1917538v2, whole genome shotgun sequence genomic stretch:
- the LOC132644519 gene encoding histone H3.2-like, protein MARTKQTARKSTGGKAPRKQLATKAARKSAPATGGVKKPHRFRPGTVALREIRKYQKSTELLIRKLPFQRLVREIAQDFKTDLRFQSSAVAALQEAAEAYLVGLFEDTNLCAIHGKRVTIMPKDIQLARRIRGERA, encoded by the coding sequence ATGGCCCGTACCAAGCAAACAGCCCGCAAATCCACAGGTGGGAAGGCACCAAGGAAGCAGCTAGCCACCAAGGCTGCCAGAAAGTCAGCTCCGGCGACTGGAGGAGTGAAGAAGCCTCACCGATTCAGGCCTGGAACTGTTGCACTCAGAGAAATCAGGAAGTATCAGAAGTCTACTGAGTTGTTGATAAGGAAGCTTCCTTTCCAGAGGCTGGTGAGGGAAATTGCACAGGATTTCAAGACAGATCTGAGATTCCAAAGCAGTGCTGTGGCTGCTCTACAAGAGGCCGCTGAGGCTTACCTTGTTGGGCTCTTCGAAGACACCAATCTCTGTGCCATTCATGGTAAGAGGGTTACCATTATGCCAAAAGACATTCAGCTTGCTAGGAGGATTCGTGGAGAAAGGGCTTAG